A stretch of Estrella lausannensis DNA encodes these proteins:
- the mgtE gene encoding magnesium transporter, producing the protein MELSTAHLDDELEEQLETAFHQDTAQVILHDVSRIARENDPVDLAHIVTRLPHHSRVVVYDNLPDLDAKIIFIINTTGSTRTTIFRQISDSEIKDLLEKMPPDEAVWMLDDMSDRRMKRVLELLDAKKRQRIQDLQKHDRNSAGRLMTNEYFSFNMNATVGQVAQTIRDNPGIELTRRVFVYNQKEEAVGYASARSLIITPPYIPLRQVMRPIHHKVREDASREEVIDIVERYKIAALPVVDENDKMVGVITYEDVVEAMEDLADDTIASIGGTAEDVTEHDPAWKRMLWRAPWLVVTLCAGLVTTTSMMHFEAAPWFRYMSFFVPLIAGMSGNVGIQCSTTLVRSMSLGELSYKSKKEAMVREISIGLLTGTAFGLLSGLVVFTLYQTGLQPSGEDELRIGITVATGLFAACVTATVLGTISPFLFDRYNIDPAVASGPIVTAFNDVLSSQIFFLVARSLFFFLT; encoded by the coding sequence ATGGAGCTGTCCACTGCCCATCTTGATGACGAGCTCGAAGAACAGCTGGAGACAGCGTTCCATCAAGACACCGCCCAGGTCATCTTGCACGACGTTTCCCGCATCGCAAGAGAAAACGATCCGGTCGACTTGGCCCACATCGTCACAAGACTCCCCCACCACTCCCGCGTGGTTGTTTACGACAACCTACCCGATCTGGACGCCAAGATCATTTTCATCATCAACACCACCGGCTCTACCAGAACAACAATTTTCCGACAGATCTCCGACAGCGAAATCAAAGACCTGCTAGAGAAGATGCCTCCTGACGAAGCTGTCTGGATGCTAGACGACATGTCCGACAGAAGGATGAAGAGGGTTTTAGAGCTGCTCGATGCCAAAAAGCGCCAACGCATCCAAGACCTGCAAAAGCACGATCGCAACAGCGCCGGCCGTCTGATGACCAACGAATATTTCTCCTTCAACATGAACGCCACCGTGGGCCAGGTCGCGCAAACCATCCGTGACAACCCGGGGATTGAGCTCACACGAAGGGTGTTTGTCTACAATCAGAAAGAAGAGGCCGTTGGCTACGCCTCCGCGAGAAGCCTGATCATCACTCCGCCCTATATCCCTTTGCGCCAGGTAATGCGTCCCATCCACCATAAGGTCCGTGAAGACGCTTCAAGGGAAGAGGTGATCGATATTGTCGAGCGCTACAAGATTGCCGCCCTGCCGGTTGTCGATGAAAACGACAAAATGGTCGGCGTAATCACCTACGAAGATGTCGTCGAGGCGATGGAAGACCTTGCCGATGACACGATTGCCAGCATCGGCGGTACAGCAGAAGACGTCACCGAGCATGACCCCGCCTGGAAGAGAATGCTTTGGCGCGCTCCCTGGCTCGTCGTGACCTTATGCGCCGGGCTAGTCACCACGACATCGATGATGCACTTTGAAGCAGCTCCTTGGTTCCGCTACATGTCATTCTTCGTGCCCCTGATCGCAGGGATGAGCGGCAACGTCGGCATTCAGTGCTCGACAACGCTCGTCCGTAGCATGTCACTCGGAGAGCTCTCCTACAAGTCCAAAAAAGAAGCTATGGTCCGTGAGATCAGCATCGGTCTTCTGACGGGAACAGCGTTCGGCCTTCTCTCCGGACTGGTCGTTTTTACCCTCTACCAGACAGGGCTACAACCTTCAGGAGAGGACGAACTGAGAATCGGCATCACTGTCGCCACAGGACTTTTTGCCGCCTGCGTCACGGCCACCGTTTTAGGAACCATCTCACCGTTCCTGTTCGACCGCTACAACATCGATCCTGCTGTCGCTTCAGGCCCGATCGTCACTGCCTTCAACGACGTCCTCTCTTCCCAGATATTCTTTTTAGTGGCCCGCTCTCTCTTCTTTTTCTTGACTTGA
- a CDS encoding SAM-dependent methyltransferase yields the protein MSKPLKVGSLIENTLAPDRLGSLLGLVALKIKTRLIGIKEFFKTAFLYYGNTKFMKSDLSLMGMYLFNSPYSISKRFLEEQGDKNIYAYGETPLDTMEKIVRECGISSADHVFELGSGRGRVCFWLNTVLGAKVTGIDNVPAFIERAEKIRHKLGMEGVHFVLGDFLTAPLNGGTVYYLFGSALEEEFLGKMAKRFEELPKGTRFVTISFPLTDYTKPGSFEVMKRFPVTFPWGETDAYLQIKKK from the coding sequence GTGTCCAAACCCCTCAAAGTCGGCAGCCTTATCGAAAACACTTTGGCGCCAGACCGCCTTGGCTCACTGCTCGGTCTAGTTGCTCTGAAAATCAAGACGCGGCTGATCGGTATCAAAGAGTTTTTCAAGACCGCCTTTCTCTACTACGGCAACACCAAGTTCATGAAATCCGATCTCTCGCTTATGGGGATGTATCTCTTTAACAGCCCTTACAGCATCTCCAAAAGATTTTTAGAGGAGCAGGGCGACAAAAACATCTACGCCTATGGCGAGACACCGCTTGATACGATGGAAAAAATCGTGCGTGAGTGCGGTATCAGCAGCGCAGATCATGTGTTTGAGCTCGGATCAGGAAGAGGCAGGGTCTGTTTTTGGTTAAATACCGTTCTCGGTGCGAAAGTCACCGGCATCGACAACGTGCCGGCCTTTATCGAACGTGCCGAAAAGATCCGGCACAAGCTGGGCATGGAAGGAGTCCACTTCGTCTTGGGGGATTTTTTGACAGCTCCCCTGAACGGCGGAACCGTCTACTATCTTTTTGGCAGTGCGCTCGAAGAGGAGTTCTTAGGTAAAATGGCGAAACGTTTCGAAGAGCTGCCGAAGGGCACCCGGTTCGTGACCATCAGCTTCCCCCTCACCGACTACACAAAACCGGGATCCTTTGAAGTCATGAAGCGTTTCCCCGTCACATTTCCCTGGGGCGAGACAGACGCCTATCTCCAAATCAAAAAGAAATAA